In Gammaproteobacteria bacterium, the following proteins share a genomic window:
- a CDS encoding acyl carrier protein produces MYREKVRAILSQHGRLSVPIDTLTDESDLYNAGLTSLATVGLMLALEEGFEIEFSDSMLSRKTFGSIDSLAAAVEALSGK; encoded by the coding sequence ATGTACAGAGAAAAAGTACGAGCGATCTTGTCGCAACATGGTCGTCTGTCCGTTCCGATCGATACCCTGACCGATGAAAGTGATCTCTATAACGCCGGGCTGACTTCGCTGGCGACGGTAGGGCTGATGCTTGCTTTGGAAGAGGGGTTCGAAATCGAGTTTTCCGATTCCATGCTCAGTCGCAAAACGTTCGGCAGCATCGACTCGCTGGCGGCGGCGGTGGAAGCGTTGTCGGGTAAATAA